AAGTTTCTAAACAGACACAATATAATTACACCTCAAGATATTTCTAAAGAAAAGCTTTTTAACGAACTTATACCAAAACTTTATTTTGAAAAACCAAAAATTGCTTCTAAGCTTTATGATAATTTGAATGATTTGCCGATCTTTAAAAAGCTTTTACTTGAAGAAGAAATATTAAATAAAGTTTCAGAAATCTTAAACACAGAAGAAAGTTCTTTAATAACTACACACTTCCAATTTTTCATCCATATTCCACATGAGGAGAAACATTTGCTTGGTTGGCATCAAGATAGTTCTTATTACAAAGATTTTGATTCTAATAATTCTCTTGTTTGTTGGATACCAATTAATGATACAGATAAATTCAATGGTGGGATAAGTGCCATTCCTAAGAGTCATAAAGCTGGAGAACTAGAGCATATTAAAAATGAATTTGGGACTCATAAAGCTCAAGAAAAAGAGAAAAAAGGTCTTGTTTATATTCCACAAGAAGCATTTAATAGAGAAAATTCTATTGACTTAAAAACAAAAAAAGGTGATATAGCTTTTTTTGACTTTAATTTAATACATAAAAGTATAGTTACAAAAAGTAATACTACTAGATATACTGTATTAGCAAGATTTGGAGTAAAAAAATAAAATGGATAAAAATATTTATGAAACATCAACATTGGCACAAGGTGAACTCAATAAGATTCTATCTTCTGCTAATATTTTTGATAATTCTACTTTTTCAACAGAAGTAAAATTACAAAACTTTACAAAATATGTGAGAAGACAAGATTTAACCTACTTTTTAACAAAATATGAGATTTTTAAAAAAATAGTTAATATTCACGGTAGCATTGTTGAGTGTGGTGTTCTTTATGGTGGAAGTTTAATGACTTGGGCAAACTTGTCGTCAATATTAGAGCCAATCAACCATAATAGAAAAATAATAGGCTTTGATACATTTGAAGGTTTTCAATCTGTTTCTGAAAACGATAATAACAAAAGCACTATTTTACAAAATGATGGAATGAAGATAAACGATTTAGCTGAGCTTAGAAGTGTAATTGAAAATTATGATAATAACAGATTTCTATCTCATATTGAAAAAGTTGAGTTAGTGAAGGGTGATATTACCGTTACAGGAGAAGAATACTTAAAAAGTAATCCGCATCTTGTAATAAGTTTACTATATCTTGATTGTGATATTTACAAACCAACAAAAACTGCCTTAGAGCTATTTATTCCAAGAATGCCTAAAGGCTCAATAATTGTTTTTGATGAACTAAATACAAAAAGTTGGCCAGGTGAAACATTAGCAGTTTTAGAAAGTTTTGGATTAAATAATTTAAAGATAGAAAGATTTTCTTTTGATACAAATATATCATATGCTGTTATTTCGTAGAAACTTAAGAGTTTAATTAAATGTTTTTAGAAAATGATTTAATTTATTTAAGAAAACTTAATAAGTCAGATGATTTTTCCAATTATTTAGAAATGGTGAATAATGTAGAAACTTTAGTCCTAATTGATGGAGTAGGTAGATATCCTTTCAATAGAGAAGATTTAGAAAAATATTTATTAAGTCAAAATCAACTTTTTTTGAGTATTTTCAATAAAAAAACAAATGAACATATTGGTAATATTAATATGTCAAATATCTCAGAATTTAATAGAAGTTGTCAAATAGGGATTATTCTTCATAAAAAATTCAGGAGAAAAGGATTTGCTAAATCATCTCTTCAACTTGTTATAAAACATATATTTGAACGATTAAATTTTCACCGTATTTCTCTTTTGGTCGTCTCAATAAATGATAGTGCTGTCAATTTATACAAAAATCTTGGGTTTAAATATGAGGGAACTTATAGGGAAAATTATTGGTATATTGATAAATATATTGATACATATCTTTATTCTATTCTTTCAACAGAATATTTTATTAATAAAAAAAATACTAAGGAAAATTTTATTATGATAGATAACTACAATGACAATGGTCTAACAATTCTTCAAAACTCAATAGATAAAGAATTAATTTATAACCTTCAAAAAGAAATTGTAGAAGTTATCGAAGAGACTCTAAATAAACAGATTGGTTTTGATGGAACAAAAGATAGTTTTGTAAAAACAACAACTGAAGCTATGTGGGAACTTGTAAATAGTGAGCCAGAAAAAAGAAATCTTGTTTATCAATATATTCAAAGAGTTCCAACACTTCATCAACTTGCTAACTTATCTGTTTTAAGAGAGTTTGCTGAAAAAATAGGTATGAAAAAACCATCTGTTCGAGAACTAAAAGTACAAATGTATTTACCTTGGGAAAAACTATTTTTTCAGTGTTGTCATCAAGATATAAACTCTTTAGATTCTGAAAATAGCACTACTTTTTGGTTTCCGTTACATTTTGTTCCTGAAGAGTATGCAGTTGGATATAGAAAAGGTTCTCATAAAGAGGGAGCAATTAAACATGAAGCTGTAATTGATGAAGAAAATGGTGTTTATCATGTTTGTGTTCCTCAAGATTTCCAAGATAAATATCCTGAAACAGAGAAAGCCGTTGTTGATGTCGGTGATTTAATTGCTCTAAATAGAATGGTTTTTCATGTCTCTCCAGACTTTGAAAAGCAAAAATGGGCAAGATGGACAGTTCTTGTTAGATACGATGATTTAGCTGAAAACGGAATGTATTCCGGTGGAGTTGGTCATGGGAAATATGCAGAACTTTTACCAGATTATGTTCATAATTACGGAGAAACAGTCAAAAAAATAAAAGAATTTTTATCAAAAAAACCAAAAATTAATTGGAGAGAAAAATTTAAAGTTTAATGAAATTTCTGCAACTTACAACAATTTCAGATTTTGTGCCAAATAATGAAGAAGTAGAATATCTTGGAGAATGGTGCAAAAACGATTTCAATGATAATACAAAAACTTTCAAGCATGTTTTTAATACAAATACAAAACTCATTGATGCATCTAATCTTTCTATAAAAATTTATAAAGAGATTTTGCCAATTTTGAAAGAAATTCTAAATGACTTCCATAATTTAAATAAATCTGAAAAATATTGGGAAATAATTTTTGGAAATTGGCTTTTAACATTTATTCAAGTTATTTATGAAAGATATACAAATATTTCAGAATATATAAAAGCAAATAATGAATTTGTTACTATTACTCTTTCAAAAGAAAGTTTTGTAGCACCTACAAATTATTCAGATTTTACCAATAAGGTTTTAGCAGATAAATACAATTATCAATTATATTCAGAAATATTATATTTTTTAGGTTTTTCATTTTCAACTGCTGAACTTAAGAAAGACAAAAAGCAGATATTTTCAAATAAGAAAAATGTTCCAAAAAGTTTAATTTTAAATTTCATTAATATATTTTCTAAAAATAAAGATAATACATTAAGTTCTCCATACTTTTCAAATAAGAAAAATCTTTTCAAATTTATAGGAAAAATATATCTTAATGATTTTGATGAAAACTTTGAATTTAAATTTAAGAAAAATTTAGAAACTAGAAATATGCTATTTAAACATTCAACTGATAACGAATTTATAAATTTACTTTTTTATTTATTTAAAGAAAATTTTCCAATTTTATATTTAGAAGGCTTTAAAGATTTTAGACACTTTGTACTCTCAAAGGATTATCATGTTTCTAAAGTGTTTGCAACAGCAAATGCATTACATAATAATGAAATTTATAAATTTTTCATCGCAGAAAATAGAGAAAAAATAAAATTAATTTCAATTCAACATGGTGGAAATTACGGAATAGATACGACTAATTCTGTTGAGTTTTTTGAGAGAAATGTATCTGATAAATATTTAACATGGGGGTGGAAAGAAAACAAAAAGACAATTTTTTCTTCTCATGAAAAATTAAATGAAAAGATTAAACCAAAAAAAAATGGAAATATTTTATATTTAGCAAAAGATCCTCTTAAATATCTTATTCGTTTTCAAACAAATTACAACTCTTCAGCAAATAGACTTCAATACCTACCAAAACAGTTATCTTTTCTTTCAAATATTACAAATATAGATAATTTTTTATATCGCGGTTACATGCAAAATAAAAATAGTTTTGATATTACAAATAAAGTAAAAAATAAATTCCCAAACTTAAAAATAGATGATCATTCTAAAAATTTTCATTCAAGATTAAGAGAAGCAAAACTATTTATTACAGATCATGTTCATACAACATATTTAGAAACTCTTGCGATGAATTTTCCAACTGTCATTTTTATAACAAAAGAAGTTCATTCATTTCGAGAACCAGAATATTTTAAATTATTAACAGATGCAAAAATACTTTTTTATAATGAAATTGAGTGTGCAAAACATGTAAATGAAATTTCAGAAAGTCCTGAAGTTTGGTGGAATTCTGATGAGGTTCAAGATGCACGGAAAAAATTTGTTCATCAGTATGCTCGAACTTCAGAAAATTGGGTTGAAGAGTGGATTAGAGAGTTTGATAATATTTTAAATTCAGAAAAATAAAGAGAGATCAAATGTTTAATAATAAAACAATTTTAATTACTGGTGGAACTGGTAGTTTTGGAAAAAAATACACTGAAACAATTTTAAAAAGATTTAATCCAAAAAAGATAATAATTTTTAGTCGAGATGAGTTGAAACAATATGAGATGGCACAAGAATTTTCAGACAAGCGAATGCGATATTTTATTG
The sequence above is drawn from the Thiovulum sp. ES genome and encodes:
- a CDS encoding protein involved in biosynthesis of mitomycin antibiotics/polyketide fumonisin (PFAM: Phytanoyl-CoA dioxygenase (PhyH)) — translated: MNDLELFNENGFFILKKENSQFLLKLNVFEDEIKNFTVKFLNRHNIITPQDISKEKLFNELIPKLYFEKPKIASKLYDNLNDLPIFKKLLLEEEILNKVSEILNTEESSLITTHFQFFIHIPHEEKHLLGWHQDSSYYKDFDSNNSLVCWIPINDTDKFNGGISAIPKSHKAGELEHIKNEFGTHKAQEKEKKGLVYIPQEAFNRENSIDLKTKKGDIAFFDFNLIHKSIVTKSNTTRYTVLARFGVKK
- a CDS encoding Macrocin-O-methyltransferase (TylF) (PFAM: Macrocin-O-methyltransferase (TylF)) — its product is MDKNIYETSTLAQGELNKILSSANIFDNSTFSTEVKLQNFTKYVRRQDLTYFLTKYEIFKKIVNIHGSIVECGVLYGGSLMTWANLSSILEPINHNRKIIGFDTFEGFQSVSENDNNKSTILQNDGMKINDLAELRSVIENYDNNRFLSHIEKVELVKGDITVTGEEYLKSNPHLVISLLYLDCDIYKPTKTALELFIPRMPKGSIIVFDELNTKSWPGETLAVLESFGLNNLKIERFSFDTNISYAVIS
- a CDS encoding acetyltransferase, ribosomal protein N-acetylase (PFAM: Acetyltransferase (GNAT) family) encodes the protein MFLENDLIYLRKLNKSDDFSNYLEMVNNVETLVLIDGVGRYPFNREDLEKYLLSQNQLFLSIFNKKTNEHIGNINMSNISEFNRSCQIGIILHKKFRRKGFAKSSLQLVIKHIFERLNFHRISLLVVSINDSAVNLYKNLGFKYEGTYRENYWYIDKYIDTYLYSILSTEYFINKKNTKENFIMIDNYNDNGLTILQNSIDKELIYNLQKEIVEVIEETLNKQIGFDGTKDSFVKTTTEAMWELVNSEPEKRNLVYQYIQRVPTLHQLANLSVLREFAEKIGMKKPSVRELKVQMYLPWEKLFFQCCHQDINSLDSENSTTFWFPLHFVPEEYAVGYRKGSHKEGAIKHEAVIDEENGVYHVCVPQDFQDKYPETEKAVVDVGDLIALNRMVFHVSPDFEKQKWARWTVLVRYDDLAENGMYSGGVGHGKYAELLPDYVHNYGETVKKIKEFLSKKPKINWREKFKV